TTGCAGCGCGGCTGGCGGTCGGGTACACGCTCGATGAGATTCAGAATGACATTACGAAGGCCACGCCTGCTTGTTTTGAGCCGACGATCGACTATGTCGTGGTGAAGATTCCGAAGTGGCAGTTTGAAAAATTTCCTGGTGCGGATGAGGTTCTGGGGCCGCAGATGAAGTCGGTCGGTGAGGTGATGGCGATCGGCAGGACCTTCAAGGAAGCAATGATGAAGGCGGTGCGGTCGCTGGAGACGGGTAAGAAAGCTACGGCGGATGAGATTGAGCCGCGGCGGTTGACGCAGAGGTTGGTGACTCCGCATCCGGAGCGATTGAACTACGTTCGGTATGCGTTTGAGCGCGGGATGACGGTGCGTGAGGTTGCACGTATGACCTCGATGGATCCGTGGTTCCTGTATCAGATGAAGCAGATTACGGATGAGATCAAGGCGGTTGGCGGGGTGCCGATGGCGGAGGTGACGGCGGAGCAGCTTCGCGCGGCGAAGCGGATGGGGATCTCGGATGAGAGGCTGGCGGCGAGCTGGGGTTTGACTGGCGCGGAGGGTACGGCGGCGGTGCGGGCGCTGCGGAAGAAGCTGAACGTGATGCCGGTGTACAAGATGGTGGATACGTGCGCGGGTGAGTTTGAGAGCTACACGCCTTATCTGTATAGCTGCTACGACGAGGAAGATGAAGCGGCGCCGACGAAGAGGAAGAAGATTCTGATTCTGGGGAGCGGGCCGAATCGGATTGGGCAGGGGATTGAGTTCGATTACTGCTGCTGCCATGCTGCGTTTGCGCTGCGTGAGGATGGGTACGAGACCATCATGGTGAACTGCAATCCGGAGACGGTGTCGACCGACTATGACACGAGTGACAGGCTGTACTTTGAGCCCCTGACGCTCGAGGATGTGCTGGGCGTGTATGAGCACGAGGCTACTTCTGGTGCGGAGATCGGCATGATCGTGCAGTTTGGCGGACAGACGCCGCTGAATCTTTCGCTGCCGCTGAAGAAGGCCGGGGTGCCGATTATTGGGACGTCGCCGGAGTCGATCGATCTGGCGGAGGATCGCAAGCGGTTTGGAAAGCTGATTGACGAGTTGAAGATTCCGCAGCCTGAGGGCGCGATGGCTACGAGTGTGGAAGAGGCTGTGGCTGGCGCGAATCGTGTCGGATATCCGGTGCTGGTGCGGCCCTCGTATGTGCTGGGTGGACGCGCGATGGTGATCGCGTATGACGATGAGGCGATTGTGCGGTATATGTCGACGGCGATTGAGTACTCGCAGGAGCGGCCGGTGTTGATCGACCACTTCCTGGAAGATGCGGTGGAGTGCGATGTGGATGCGCTGTGCGATGGCGACGATGTGGTGATCGCTGGGATTATGCAGCACATCGAAGAGGCGGGGATTCACTCCGGGGACTCTTCCTGCGTGCTGCCTGCGGTTGATTTGAGCGATGACGTGCTGAGGATGATTCGCGAGTACACGCGCAAGCTGGCGATGGCGTTGAGCGTGCGGGGCCTCGTGAATATTCAGTTTGCGATTCAGCGGGGAATTGTTTACGTGATCGAGGTGAACCCTCGGGCTTCGCGGACGGTGCCCTATGTTTCGAAGGCGACGGGGATTCCGCTGGCGAAGATTGCATCGCGGATTATGGTGGGACGGAAGTTGAAGGAGTTGTTGCCGGAGCAGACGGCAAGCGGCAAGGATCTGGAGACGGGCTCGCACTACTTTGTGAAGTCGCCGGTGTTTCCGTGGGGCAAGTTCCCTGGAGTCGATACGGTGCTTGGTCCGGAGATGAAGTCTACGGGCGAGGTGATGGGTGTCGCGGATAACTTCGGCGAGGCGTTTGCCAAGGCGCAGATCGCCGCGGGGCAGGTGCTTCCGCTGCAGGGAACGGTGTTTCTCAGCGTCAACGATCACGATAAGGAAGGCGCGGTGCGGCTGGCGCGCGATTTTGTGGAGATGGGATTTCACCTGGTGGCCACGCACGGCACGGCTCTTGTGCTGGAACAGGCGGGGCTGCAGCCGGAGCGCGTCTACAAGGTGAAGGAGGGACGGCCGAATGTGGTCGATCTCATCAAGGGAGACCGGATTCACCTGATCGTGAATACGCCGCATGGGCAGGATACGTTCTTCGATGAGAAGGCGATTCGACGGGCCGCGGTGATGGCGCGGATTCCGACGATCACGACGCTGGCAGCGGCACGGGCAGCGGCTGAGGGTATCTCCGCGCTGCAGGAGGGCACGTTGAGTGTTGTTGCGCTGCAGACGCTTCACGCGAACAGGATTGCGGGCGAGGTCAAAGCTGTTGCTGCTGTGAGATAGAAAGCGACGGCAGGTGGTTTAGTAGGGCTCGCGTGCGAGCTTTGCGCCGATGGCGTAGCTGATCATGGAGAGGGGGAGCCAGGTGCCGATGAGGAGGCCGTCCCCGCCCATGAGGCCGCTGCCGTGGCGGAAGGTGAAGAAGGTGCGCCAGAGTTTTTCGACGGCTCCACAGTTTTCGCAGAGGCCTTTGCCGGTGGGCAGCTCGAGCACCCAGACACAGACGATGGAGAAGATGACGAGGCCTGAGATCCAGGTGTAGGGTGCGATGTCGTTTTGCAGGAGGCGAGTGACGATCGCTCCGCCGAACAAGGGGATAAGGGCAGCCAGGATGGTGGCTAGCAGCTTGGGGGTGGCTGAGTCCGGGTCTGGATGATTGAGTGAGAGGACCACGATGACGATGGCCAGCGTGAGGATGGCGATGAGGGTGTGGGTGAGAAACCAGGAGGCTTCGCGGCCGAGGTCGCCGAGAGATTTGCCTTGCGGGATGTCTCGTCCGTTGGTCATGGGTACCAAAAGTTAGATTACTGCAATGGGGCTTCGTCGAGACGGTATGTTGTTACGTCTTTCGGGGTATGAGGCTGTGGGATGGATCGTTGTCCTGCCGGACGGGCCTCCTGCGCGGAGGGCGGTCACTTCGTGACTTGTATACCCCTTCGGTTGGCGCTCCCATTGGTCGCGACGGAGAATGATTCCGACAACAAGAAGAGCTGGCGCAAAACCGGGTACAGCAACGGTGTATTCGCTTTTAGAATAGAGAGATGCTGCTTGATGGGCTTCAACTACCGCTGACTACGCCGTTCTATCCTGACGGTCGCCTCAATCTCCATAAGCTGGAACACAATGTGGCGCGCTACTCGAAGACGCCAGCGGCCGGGCTGGTTGCGCTGAGCGAGGTGGGGGAGCCGACTCTGCTGAGTGAGGAGGAGACGCGGCACGTCTTGCGGAGTGTGGCGACGTCGGCTGCGGCGGAGAAGGTGCTGATCGCTGGAGTGTCGCGGGATAGCGTGGCGGGGACGCTGGAGCTGGCGGAGTCGGCTGCGGCGTTTGGCTATGATGCGGTGCTGGTGAGGCGGCCTTCAATGCTTCGGGAGAACGGGGGACGGGCGAAGGAGCTGCTGGCTTATTTCCAGGCGGTGGGTGACCGGTCGGCGCTGCCGGTGGTGTTGTACAGCTCGTCGGCGGAGGATGGCGGGGTGCTGCCTGCCGAAGTTGTGATCGAGCTGGCAGGACACTCGAAGGTTCTTGGGCTGGTGGATGGTTGGGGGGACCGTGCGCGGATGGAGACGATCAAGACTGGAACCGCTAGCTGTAAGCGCGATGTGATGGTGACTGCGGTGTTTGCTGCAGTGACTGGTAGGATGCAGCGTCGAAGTGAGGGTGCGGAGGCGAAAGATCTGATTCTGGCGACGGAGTTGATGGATGGGATGCCTGCGGTGGCGACGCCCATGAAGATGGTGGAGAAGACGCGAACGAAGGTGGTGGGGTTTCAACTATTGGCTGGAAGAACTGATGGGATGTTGGAGGGTTTGAGGAGTAGTGCCGTGGGCGCGATGCCGGCGTTTGCGGCGGCTGCTCCGCAGGCCTGCTACGAGGTGCTGGCGGCGTGGAAGGATGGCGATGAGGGATTGGCTGGCGAGAAACAGATGCGACTGCAAGAGGTTGCGGTAAGGATTGAAAGGCAGATGGGAGTTGCTGGTATCAAGTTTGGGTGTGATTTGAATGGGTACTTCGGAGGGAGGCCGCGTCTGCCTTTGCTGCCGCTTGGCGGGGAAGAACGGGCCGAGATTGAGGCTTTGATGCAGGGGATGCGGAACTGAAGGCTAGTGCTTGGGTGTGACGGGAATGCCCATGCCGCTGAGTTTGCTGCGGGCCTGCATGGACTCGGGCGAGTTGGGGAAGCGCTGGATGAGGGTGCGGAGTTCGCGGGTGCCGGCTTCGTTCTCCTTGAGATTGAAGAGGGCGATGCCCTTGTGGAGATGAGACGCGGGGACCTTGTTGCTGTCGGGATACTGCTCGAGGACGGCATCGTAGGCTTTGATGGCGGCGGGGTAGTGGCCGTCGCGGAAGTTGATCTCGGCCTGGTAGTAGAAGGAGTTTCCTGAGAGGGGATTGTCGGGGTAGTACTTGACGACGTCGCCGAACTCAGAGGACGCGAGGGGGTACTTGGCGGCCATGTAGTCGCCGAGGGCAGTCTTGTAGAGCTGGTCGGCGGGAGGAACGGCGGGGCCGGCGGGATCGGGGGGGTCGGCTGCCTGGGGGATGCTGGCCGAGGGTTTGCCTTTTTTCCCGTTGGGGGCTGGGGCTGCCGGGGCGGGTGTTGTGAGCGGTGCGGGGTTGGAAGGAGGGAGTGCGGTCGAGCCGGTCGGCTGGGGCATGCCGGCGCTCATCGACTGCTGCTGGCTTTGTACATCCTGCATGAGCTTCTGGAGGGTGGCGATGCGGGCCTTGATCTCGTCGACGGAGTCGTTGAGGGACTGGATCTGACCGGAGACCTGGTCGACCTTGCCGCTTTGCGTCTCCTGCTGGGTCTGAAGCTGCTTGCGCATGACGTCGACGTTTGCGCCCATCTTGTTGATGGAGTCGGCGCTCTGTTGGATGAGATCTTTCATGACGCCCATGCGCTCGTCGTTGGACTGCTGAAGACGGGCTACGGCGTCCTGCAATGCCTGAATCTGGGTCTGCAGCTGCACCATGTCTTTGCTGACGGCGAAGGCTGGGGCGGAGCAGAACAGGATGGCCGCGAGGAGAGCGGCTAAAGGGAACGTCGGGGTGACGAATTTACGGGGTTGCTTTGGTTTGATCATGTCAGAGGCACTCGGCTTTCTGTCTTTGGTCGAGCTGAAAGAGTGGGTCAGGTTAGTAGAAACCCCTGTCCTTGATTCAGGACAGGGGAAGGGTGGTTTTGGATTGGGTTTGCGATCGGGTTAGCGGTCTTGTTAGCGGTCAAGGGAGAATTGGGCGCGGCGGTTTTGCTGCCAGCAGCTTTCGTTCTCTTCGGTGCAAAACTGCTTCTCTTTGCCGTAGCTGATGACGCGGAGACGGCTGGCCGGCACACCGGCATTCACCAAAGCGGTGCGGGCGGCGTTGGCGCGGTTCTCGCCGAGGGCCAGGTTGTACTCTGCGGAGCCGCGATCGTCGCAGTATCCGCCGATGACGACTCGGATGGCGGGATGAGCGGTGAGGTACGCTGCGGCTTTGGAGGAAGCTGTGGTCGCGTCGGGACGAAGATCGTAGCTGTCGTAGTCGAAGAAGACATCCTGAACGTTCTCGTGGAAGGCTGCTTCGCTGCCCATGTCGTTGTCTGCCGGCGGAGGAGCAGCGGGGGCGACGGGGACACGGACGGTTACGCGGACGTTGGCTTCGGTGGTGCCGCCGTCACCTTTGGCGGTGAGATGAAAGTTGGTCGAGGTGGAGGGGGCGACGGTCTGGGTGCCGTTGGTGTTGACGTCGCCGATGCCGTCGATGGTGACCGTGGAGGCGTTCTGCGTGCGCCAGTTGAGGATGACGGATTGGCCGAGGTCGATGGAGAGAGGGTCAGCGGTGATGGTGGCGGTGGGTGCGGCGGCGGGAGGAGCAGGCGCGGGCCCGAGCGCGTTGGGGTCGATGCCGCTCGCTTTCTTGTGGCAGCCGGTGACGGCGCCGATGGAAATGAGAGTTGCTGCAATCACCAAGGTCTTGCGAATTCCTGTTTGCATCGCGTTCATTTTGATATCTCCTGCTAACGGTAATGGTGCAAAGATCAAGTTGCCTGCGAAGCGCTTCCGCAGAGACGAATAAAAACTTTTACTTCCAACTCCAGTTGGGCATGTCTGCGCCGGCTCCGGTGAGTTCATGCTTTTGTGTGCCGTCGGCCAGCATAGTCATGATCTTCATGTGGGTGGCTTTGCCGTCGGGCGAGTTGGCGTAGACGATGTGGCGACCGTCCGGGGACCACGAGGGGAAGTCGCAACGACCGCCGTCGTGGGTGAGTTGAATCCAGCGTTTGGTGGCGATCTCCATGACGTAGATATCCTGTCCACCGGGTGCGCCGGGGCCGTATTTGCGATCCCATGCGAAGGTGAGGAACTGTCCGTTGGGAGACCATGAAGGTGAGGTGGCGTATCCGCCGTCGGTCATACGCTGAACGTTGGATCCGTCGATGTCCATGATGTAGAGCTGGGGGAGATTGGTGCGTCCGCTGATCCAGGCGATCTGCGAGCCGGTGCGGGGGTTGAAGACGGGCGAGACATCGGGGCCGCGGAAGCTGGTGACGCGGCGCGAGGAACCTCCACTGGTGTCGGAGATCCAGATCTCGGGGTCGCCGCTGCGGGAGGAGGAGTAGGCGAGGTCCTTGCCGTTGGGAGACCATGCCGGGGAGAGGTTGGTGCCGCCGGCTGCCGAGAAGTTCACCATGCGGTTGAGGACGAGAGAGAACATGCGGATTTGAAAGCCGTCGCGACCGAGCGAGGAGAAGGCGAGGCGTGAGTTGTCGGGCGAGATGCGAGGGGAGATCGAGACCGTGCCGAGGTGGGTGAGAGGATGCTGGTTGGCTCCGTCGTAGTCCATCTGCCAGATCTCTTTGTCGGTGCCGGTGAGCTTGACGTAGTAGATCTTCGATTCGGCGATGCCCTGGCTGCCTCCGCTGAGACGGAAGATGATCTCGTCGGCGAAGCGATGGGCAATCTGGCGGGCGGAGTCGTCGGTGGCGTCCTCGTTGTACTGCTTGGCGAGGACCTGTGGATACTGAAGATTCTTTGCGTCGAAGAGGAAGCCGTTGCAGGTGATTCTGCTGCCCTGAATGCCGAAGTTGCCGAAGGCCACCATGGCTGCAGAGGTTGGCGCGTCGGCCCACTGCTGAATCCTGATCTCGGCGGGTGCGCCTGGAGTGGATTGGGGGAGGAGGCTCTTCGAGACGATGTCGAAGATGCCTGCGTTCGCGAGGTCGGCGTAGAGGGTCGAGTCGAAGGTGTGCTTGAAGGCAGAGGTCTGCTGATCTGCGGAGGCAGGTTTGAAGTCGGCGACGGCGATGCGGATGTTTGAGACTCCGCTGGAGGTTTCAGTCTTGAAGCCTTCCTGCGCGTGCAGAGCGGAGGCGCCAACAAGAAGAAGGAGAAGAACTCCAAGACGACAAAGGTAGGCGTGCCGAGGGAGCGGCGTACGTTTCAGTCTAAGCATTCTGTTCCATGTTAGACGCAAAATCGGTGGGACGGGGTGTCTTAGGGTAGTTGCCAAGCGGAATCAAAGAAAACACTCCCTGAAGACGAGATTTTATTGGGGATGAAGGTGGAAGGTGTATTCGACGGTGATGTGATCGCCTTGCGGGAGGGGACCGAAGCCGTCGACACGCTGAACGGCTCGCATAGCGGAGAGGTCGAGCGAGGGGGAGCCGCTGGGCGTCTCGACGCGGGCGTTGGAGGGGACGCCTTCGTGATTGATATCGAAGATGATGGTGGTGCTTTTGCCGATGGAGGTGCGCGGGTCGGCCTCTGCGGTGTACCAGTTCTGCGCGACCTTGCTGTTGACGATGTTGACGTAGTAGGCGAAGCGCTGGCCGAAGGTGCGGTCTTCGACGGAGACGCTGGCGGTGCCGTTTTTCAGCTCCAGTGT
The Edaphobacter lichenicola genome window above contains:
- a CDS encoding DPP IV N-terminal domain-containing protein, producing the protein MLRLKRTPLPRHAYLCRLGVLLLLLVGASALHAQEGFKTETSSGVSNIRIAVADFKPASADQQTSAFKHTFDSTLYADLANAGIFDIVSKSLLPQSTPGAPAEIRIQQWADAPTSAAMVAFGNFGIQGSRITCNGFLFDAKNLQYPQVLAKQYNEDATDDSARQIAHRFADEIIFRLSGGSQGIAESKIYYVKLTGTDKEIWQMDYDGANQHPLTHLGTVSISPRISPDNSRLAFSSLGRDGFQIRMFSLVLNRMVNFSAAGGTNLSPAWSPNGKDLAYSSSRSGDPEIWISDTSGGSSRRVTSFRGPDVSPVFNPRTGSQIAWISGRTNLPQLYIMDIDGSNVQRMTDGGYATSPSWSPNGQFLTFAWDRKYGPGAPGGQDIYVMEIATKRWIQLTHDGGRCDFPSWSPDGRHIVYANSPDGKATHMKIMTMLADGTQKHELTGAGADMPNWSWK
- a CDS encoding tetratricopeptide repeat protein, which produces MIKPKQPRKFVTPTFPLAALLAAILFCSAPAFAVSKDMVQLQTQIQALQDAVARLQQSNDERMGVMKDLIQQSADSINKMGANVDVMRKQLQTQQETQSGKVDQVSGQIQSLNDSVDEIKARIATLQKLMQDVQSQQQSMSAGMPQPTGSTALPPSNPAPLTTPAPAAPAPNGKKGKPSASIPQAADPPDPAGPAVPPADQLYKTALGDYMAAKYPLASSEFGDVVKYYPDNPLSGNSFYYQAEINFRDGHYPAAIKAYDAVLEQYPDSNKVPASHLHKGIALFNLKENEAGTRELRTLIQRFPNSPESMQARSKLSGMGIPVTPKH
- the carB gene encoding carbamoyl-phosphate synthase large subunit; its protein translation is MPRRNDIAKILVIGSGPIVIGQSAEFDYSGTQACKALKAEGYEVVLVNSNPASIMTDPEVADRTYIEPLTAAYLEEILRVEKEMLDPDGLGTKGKFAVLPTVGGQTALNLAVDLADSGVLDKLGIELIGAKLEAIKKAEDRLLFKDAMTKIGLDMPRSALINNLRDGLEFAAKIGFPVVIRPSFTLGGSGGGIAYNREELMEILSRGLDLSPVHECLLEESVLGWKEYELEVVRDLKDNVIIICSIENFDPMGVHTGDSITVAPAQTLTDREYQAMRDAAIRVIREIGVETGGSNVQFAVNPLNGRMTVIEMNPRVSRSSALASKATGFPIAKIAARLAVGYTLDEIQNDITKATPACFEPTIDYVVVKIPKWQFEKFPGADEVLGPQMKSVGEVMAIGRTFKEAMMKAVRSLETGKKATADEIEPRRLTQRLVTPHPERLNYVRYAFERGMTVREVARMTSMDPWFLYQMKQITDEIKAVGGVPMAEVTAEQLRAAKRMGISDERLAASWGLTGAEGTAAVRALRKKLNVMPVYKMVDTCAGEFESYTPYLYSCYDEEDEAAPTKRKKILILGSGPNRIGQGIEFDYCCCHAAFALREDGYETIMVNCNPETVSTDYDTSDRLYFEPLTLEDVLGVYEHEATSGAEIGMIVQFGGQTPLNLSLPLKKAGVPIIGTSPESIDLAEDRKRFGKLIDELKIPQPEGAMATSVEEAVAGANRVGYPVLVRPSYVLGGRAMVIAYDDEAIVRYMSTAIEYSQERPVLIDHFLEDAVECDVDALCDGDDVVIAGIMQHIEEAGIHSGDSSCVLPAVDLSDDVLRMIREYTRKLAMALSVRGLVNIQFAIQRGIVYVIEVNPRASRTVPYVSKATGIPLAKIASRIMVGRKLKELLPEQTASGKDLETGSHYFVKSPVFPWGKFPGVDTVLGPEMKSTGEVMGVADNFGEAFAKAQIAAGQVLPLQGTVFLSVNDHDKEGAVRLARDFVEMGFHLVATHGTALVLEQAGLQPERVYKVKEGRPNVVDLIKGDRIHLIVNTPHGQDTFFDEKAIRRAAVMARIPTITTLAAARAAAEGISALQEGTLSVVALQTLHANRIAGEVKAVAAVR
- a CDS encoding OmpA family protein; its protein translation is MQTGIRKTLVIAATLISIGAVTGCHKKASGIDPNALGPAPAPPAAAPTATITADPLSIDLGQSVILNWRTQNASTVTIDGIGDVNTNGTQTVAPSTSTNFHLTAKGDGGTTEANVRVTVRVPVAPAAPPPADNDMGSEAAFHENVQDVFFDYDSYDLRPDATTASSKAAAYLTAHPAIRVVIGGYCDDRGSAEYNLALGENRANAARTALVNAGVPASRLRVISYGKEKQFCTEENESCWQQNRRAQFSLDR
- a CDS encoding dihydrodipicolinate synthase family protein, whose protein sequence is MLLDGLQLPLTTPFYPDGRLNLHKLEHNVARYSKTPAAGLVALSEVGEPTLLSEEETRHVLRSVATSAAAEKVLIAGVSRDSVAGTLELAESAAAFGYDAVLVRRPSMLRENGGRAKELLAYFQAVGDRSALPVVLYSSSAEDGGVLPAEVVIELAGHSKVLGLVDGWGDRARMETIKTGTASCKRDVMVTAVFAAVTGRMQRRSEGAEAKDLILATELMDGMPAVATPMKMVEKTRTKVVGFQLLAGRTDGMLEGLRSSAVGAMPAFAAAAPQACYEVLAAWKDGDEGLAGEKQMRLQEVAVRIERQMGVAGIKFGCDLNGYFGGRPRLPLLPLGGEERAEIEALMQGMRN